A region of Arvicanthis niloticus isolate mArvNil1 chromosome 18, mArvNil1.pat.X, whole genome shotgun sequence DNA encodes the following proteins:
- the Gcdh gene encoding glutaryl-CoA dehydrogenase, mitochondrial isoform X2, producing the protein MVPAMLTGYMFLRGVSARLLSRRPGLCSPRVPRTWSSAAAHTEKTQIRSAKSTRPVFDWKDPLVLEEQLTADEKLIRDTFRNYCQERLMSRILLANRNEVFHRDIVYEMGELGVLGPTIKAKGELLGCFGLTEPNHGSDPGSMETRARHNPSNHSYTLSGTKTWITNSPVADLFIVWARCEDNCIRGFLLEKGMRGLSAPRIEGKFSLRASATGMIIMDGVEVPEENVLPNVSSLAGPFGCLNTARYGITWGVLGAAEFCLHTARQYALDRIQFGVPLARNQLVQKKLADMLTEITLGLHACLQLGRLKDQDKATPEMVSLLKRNNCGKALDIARQARDILGGNGISDEYHVIRHAMNLEAVNTYEGTHDIHALILGRAITGIQAFTVDK; encoded by the exons ATGGTCCCTGCAATGCTCACCGGCTACATGTTCCTGAGAGGGGTCTCCGCGCGGTTGCTGAGCCGCAGGCCCGGCCTGTGCTCCCCGCGTGTTCCACGTACCTGGAGCTCGGCGGCCGCCCACACCG AGAAGACACAGATCCGATCGGCCAAAT CCACTCGTCCTGTGTTTGACTGGAAGGACCCACTAGTACTGGAGGAGCAGCTGACTGCCGATGAGAAACTCATCAGGGACACCTTCCGTAACTACTGCCAGGAGCGGCTTATGTCTCGAATTCTGCTGGCCAATCGAAATGAAG TTTTTCACAGGGACATTGTGTATGAGATGGGGGAGCTGGGCGTATTGGGACCCACCATTAAAG CCAAGGGTGAACTTCTGGGCTGCTTCGGACTTACAGAGCCCAACCATGGGAGTGACCCAGGCAGCATGGAGACTAGAGCTCGCCACAATCCATCAAACCACAGCTACACTCTCAGTGGGACCAAGACCTG GATCACCAACTCTCCCGTGGCTGACCTATTCATAGTGTGGGCTCGGTGTGAGGATAACTGTATTCGGGGCTTCCTACTGGAGAAGGGGATGCGGGGACTGTCTGCCCCTAGGATTGAAGGAAAGTTCTCCTTGCGGGCCTCAGCTACCGGCATGATCATCATGGATGGCGTGGAAGTGCCCGAGGAGAATGTGCTGCCTAATGTGTCCAGCCTGGCG GGCCCTTTTGGCTGCCTTAACACTGCTCGATATGGCATCACATGGGGCGTGTTGGGAGCTGCTGAGTTCTGTTTGCACACAGCCCGGCAGTATGCCCTGGACAG GATCCAGTTTGGAGTTCCCTTGGCCAGGAACCAGCTGGTTCAGAAGAAATTGGCAGACATGCTCACTGAGATCACACTGGGACTCCATGCTTGTTTGCAGCTTGGCCGTTTAAAGGATCAGGACAA GGCTACCCCAGAAATGGTCTCCCTGTTGAAGAGAAACAACTGTGGGAAAGCCCTGGACATTGCCCGCCAGGCACGAGACATCCTGGGAGGAAACGGGATTTCTGATGAGTACCATGTGATCCGGCATGCTATGAATCTGGAGGCAGTGAACACTTATGAAG gtacacatgacATTCACGCTCTGATCCTTGGGAGAGCAATTACTGGGATTCAGGCATTCACGGTTGACAAGTGA
- the Gcdh gene encoding glutaryl-CoA dehydrogenase, mitochondrial isoform X1, producing the protein MVPAMLTGYMFLRGVSARLLSRRPGLCSPRVPRTWSSAAAHTEKTQIRSAKSTRPVFDWKDPLVLEEQLTADEKLIRDTFRNYCQERLMSRILLANRNEVFHRDIVYEMGELGVLGPTIKGYGCAGVSSVAYGLLTRELERVDSGYRSVMSVQSSLVMHPIYAYGSEEQRQKYLPRLAKGELLGCFGLTEPNHGSDPGSMETRARHNPSNHSYTLSGTKTWITNSPVADLFIVWARCEDNCIRGFLLEKGMRGLSAPRIEGKFSLRASATGMIIMDGVEVPEENVLPNVSSLAGPFGCLNTARYGITWGVLGAAEFCLHTARQYALDRIQFGVPLARNQLVQKKLADMLTEITLGLHACLQLGRLKDQDKATPEMVSLLKRNNCGKALDIARQARDILGGNGISDEYHVIRHAMNLEAVNTYEGTHDIHALILGRAITGIQAFTVDK; encoded by the exons ATGGTCCCTGCAATGCTCACCGGCTACATGTTCCTGAGAGGGGTCTCCGCGCGGTTGCTGAGCCGCAGGCCCGGCCTGTGCTCCCCGCGTGTTCCACGTACCTGGAGCTCGGCGGCCGCCCACACCG AGAAGACACAGATCCGATCGGCCAAAT CCACTCGTCCTGTGTTTGACTGGAAGGACCCACTAGTACTGGAGGAGCAGCTGACTGCCGATGAGAAACTCATCAGGGACACCTTCCGTAACTACTGCCAGGAGCGGCTTATGTCTCGAATTCTGCTGGCCAATCGAAATGAAG TTTTTCACAGGGACATTGTGTATGAGATGGGGGAGCTGGGCGTATTGGGACCCACCATTAAAG GGTATGGCTGTGCTGGAGTGTCATCGGTGGCCTATGGGCTCCTGACTCGGGAGCTGGAGAGGGTGGACAGCGGCTACAGGTCAGTGATGAGTGTTCAGTCCTCCCTTGTCATGCATCCCATTTATGCCTACGGCAGCGAGGAGCAGCGACAGAAGTATCTGCCCCGACTGG CCAAGGGTGAACTTCTGGGCTGCTTCGGACTTACAGAGCCCAACCATGGGAGTGACCCAGGCAGCATGGAGACTAGAGCTCGCCACAATCCATCAAACCACAGCTACACTCTCAGTGGGACCAAGACCTG GATCACCAACTCTCCCGTGGCTGACCTATTCATAGTGTGGGCTCGGTGTGAGGATAACTGTATTCGGGGCTTCCTACTGGAGAAGGGGATGCGGGGACTGTCTGCCCCTAGGATTGAAGGAAAGTTCTCCTTGCGGGCCTCAGCTACCGGCATGATCATCATGGATGGCGTGGAAGTGCCCGAGGAGAATGTGCTGCCTAATGTGTCCAGCCTGGCG GGCCCTTTTGGCTGCCTTAACACTGCTCGATATGGCATCACATGGGGCGTGTTGGGAGCTGCTGAGTTCTGTTTGCACACAGCCCGGCAGTATGCCCTGGACAG GATCCAGTTTGGAGTTCCCTTGGCCAGGAACCAGCTGGTTCAGAAGAAATTGGCAGACATGCTCACTGAGATCACACTGGGACTCCATGCTTGTTTGCAGCTTGGCCGTTTAAAGGATCAGGACAA GGCTACCCCAGAAATGGTCTCCCTGTTGAAGAGAAACAACTGTGGGAAAGCCCTGGACATTGCCCGCCAGGCACGAGACATCCTGGGAGGAAACGGGATTTCTGATGAGTACCATGTGATCCGGCATGCTATGAATCTGGAGGCAGTGAACACTTATGAAG gtacacatgacATTCACGCTCTGATCCTTGGGAGAGCAATTACTGGGATTCAGGCATTCACGGTTGACAAGTGA